From the Mycoplasmatota bacterium genome, one window contains:
- a CDS encoding class I SAM-dependent methyltransferase, whose product MKKYYEAYDERYKEIHKHNIKWFGEDVTPELLKWISDNAVSKTDEICEVGCGEGRDVLHLAKMGYKVTGIDISQEAIRFARQLAHEKQISINLECLDATKLINFTKKYKYVYSIGTLHMLVLEEDRLRFLHSLHHLLEDDGKCLLVNMGDGIRNHSSDITEAFQLTNRTHMESRKEFNVATTSFRCIDFRGHLQELDKARFKVLSKEITYNKEYNSCMTMYLVKK is encoded by the coding sequence GTGAAGAAATATTATGAAGCATATGATGAAAGGTATAAAGAGATTCATAAGCATAATATTAAATGGTTTGGTGAAGATGTAACACCAGAATTATTAAAATGGATAAGTGATAATGCTGTATCTAAAACAGATGAAATATGTGAAGTTGGATGTGGAGAAGGAAGAGATGTTTTACATCTAGCAAAAATGGGATATAAAGTGACTGGGATTGATATATCTCAAGAAGCGATACGTTTCGCAAGACAACTTGCTCATGAAAAACAGATTTCAATTAATTTAGAGTGTTTAGATGCAACTAAATTAATAAATTTCACTAAAAAGTATAAATATGTTTACTCAATTGGGACACTACATATGCTTGTTTTAGAAGAAGACCGATTAAGATTTCTACACTCTTTACATCATTTATTAGAAGATGATGGGAAGTGTTTATTAGTGAATATGGGAGATGGAATCAGAAATCATTCAAGTGATATAACAGAAGCATTTCAATTAACTAATAGAACACATATGGAGAGTAGAAAAGAATTTAATGTGGCTACAACATCTTTCCGTTGTATAGATTTTAGAGGTCATCTACAAGAACTTGATAAAGCAAGATTTAAAGTGTTATCAAAAGAAATAACCTATAATAAGGAATACAATTCATGTATGACTATGTATTTGGTTAAAAAGTAA
- a CDS encoding aminoglycoside phosphotransferase family protein yields MGGLFQSIEAFKDLINTIFKNEHLSTPKTITNLTPGTNAVFRVDDYVIKLFAPKESGFITERDYKVELESLIWAKKCGVNCPTIVTTNVISDKYIFRYIIMEYIDGYEIGNKLKDYSEEKQILLAKEIRSITKKLNQIVDKSLFKKDIVHTVLHNKKWDKYQNRVKQQIFDHVQKLDFNNQVFVHGDLTKENVLINHDNQLVVIDFADSLLAPYYYEYSPILFDLFDFNPILIKSLFKDVNPSTVDDIFNSLLVHEYGADFIHLIYKRCYQSINQINDIKEIKSIIENMILS; encoded by the coding sequence ATGGGGGGACTCTTTCAATCCATTGAAGCATTTAAGGATTTGATTAATACAATATTTAAAAACGAACATTTATCAACTCCTAAAACCATAACGAATTTAACACCAGGAACAAATGCTGTTTTTAGAGTGGATGACTATGTGATTAAACTATTTGCTCCAAAAGAATCTGGATTTATCACAGAGCGTGATTACAAAGTGGAATTAGAATCGCTAATATGGGCCAAAAAATGTGGAGTTAATTGTCCAACGATTGTTACAACGAATGTTATTTCTGATAAGTATATATTTCGGTATATAATTATGGAATATATTGATGGATATGAAATAGGTAATAAGTTAAAAGATTATTCAGAAGAAAAACAAATATTATTAGCGAAAGAGATACGTTCTATCACAAAAAAACTTAATCAAATAGTTGATAAATCATTATTTAAGAAAGATATTGTACATACAGTCCTTCATAATAAGAAGTGGGATAAATATCAAAATCGAGTTAAACAACAAATCTTCGATCACGTACAAAAGCTTGATTTTAATAATCAAGTATTTGTTCATGGTGATTTAACAAAAGAAAATGTATTAATTAATCATGATAACCAATTAGTTGTGATTGATTTTGCAGATAGTCTTTTAGCTCCTTATTATTATGAATATTCACCTATTTTATTTGATTTATTTGATTTTAATCCTATCCTTATAAAATCACTCTTTAAAGATGTAAATCCATCTACTGTGGATGATATTTTTAATAGTTTATTAGTTCATGAGTATGGTGCTGATTTTATACATTTGATTTATAAACGATGTTATCAATCAATTAATCAAATAAATGATATAAAAGAAATAAAATCAATCATTGAAAATATGATTTTAAGTTAG
- a CDS encoding class I SAM-dependent methyltransferase: MTQNYYNEKSYVFIENTLNVDMSHQYQLFEQYLPTKGKILDLGFGSGRDSLYFSKKYHVLSIDNCKSFVDEAKKILKNPVLLMDVNNMSYEDEFDGIWACASLLHVTYRDLPGTLNKCFNALKIDGIMYMSFKYGTFEGKRKGRHFTDLNEKRLNEILSMTEFKLMEMKITKDVRVNKNDKWLNVIIKKVKGK, encoded by the coding sequence ATGACACAAAATTATTATAATGAAAAATCTTATGTTTTTATTGAAAATACTTTAAATGTAGATATGTCTCATCAGTATCAGTTATTTGAACAATACTTACCTACAAAAGGGAAAATATTAGATTTAGGGTTTGGTTCAGGAAGAGATAGTTTATATTTTTCTAAAAAATATCATGTTTTAAGTATAGATAATTGTAAATCTTTTGTTGATGAAGCAAAGAAAATACTAAAAAATCCAGTGTTGTTAATGGATGTTAATAATATGTCTTATGAAGATGAATTTGATGGAATTTGGGCCTGTGCATCATTACTACATGTTACATATAGAGACTTACCAGGTACATTAAATAAATGTTTTAATGCCCTTAAAATTGATGGTATTATGTATATGTCATTTAAATATGGTACTTTTGAAGGAAAGCGAAAAGGAAGACACTTTACTGATTTAAATGAAAAAAGATTAAATGAGATATTATCTATGACAGAATTTAAATTAATGGAGATGAAAATTACTAAAGATGTTAGAGTAAATAAAAATGATAAATGGTTGAATGTGATAATTAAAAAAGTAAAAGGGAAGTAA
- a CDS encoding DNA alkylation repair protein — protein MINFVSEARKQLENSSKGNGLQTGKVRSISSTLYKMLEDKSITNVLSICEDLLREREWALGVIAYDWAYRVKKQYNHKTFSIFEHWLKTYITGWGDCDDFCTHAFGELLSQNNELFTHVLKWIQHPNFTVRRAAAVILIYPIKHNKYENINPFIISDDLMNDSHYLVLKGYGWMLKVLSEVEPDNVYDYLMKNKKTMPRISYRYALEKFDKVLKQRLMEK, from the coding sequence ATGATTAATTTTGTTTCAGAGGCAAGAAAACAGCTTGAAAATTCATCGAAAGGAAATGGTTTACAAACAGGGAAAGTTAGGTCCATTTCATCAACATTATATAAAATGTTAGAAGATAAAAGTATTACTAATGTACTATCAATTTGTGAAGATTTACTTCGCGAGCGTGAATGGGCACTAGGTGTTATCGCTTATGATTGGGCTTATAGAGTTAAAAAACAGTATAATCATAAAACTTTCTCTATATTTGAACATTGGCTTAAAACATATATTACTGGATGGGGTGATTGTGATGATTTTTGTACCCATGCCTTTGGAGAGTTATTGAGTCAAAATAACGAGTTATTTACCCATGTTCTTAAATGGATCCAGCATCCAAATTTTACTGTAAGACGAGCAGCAGCCGTAATTTTAATCTATCCAATTAAACATAATAAATATGAAAACATTAACCCATTTATTATCTCTGATGATTTAATGAATGATAGCCACTATCTTGTGCTAAAAGGATATGGTTGGATGTTAAAAGTTTTATCCGAAGTTGAACCAGATAATGTCTATGATTATTTAATGAAAAACAAAAAAACAATGCCAAGAATTTCATACAGATATGCCTTAGAGAAGTTTGACAAAGTATTAAAACAAAGATTAATGGAAAAATAA
- a CDS encoding alpha/beta hydrolase, which translates to MNLAKINIGDVNIYYELKGHLESDETVVFLNGVMASTSSWNNQVPIFENDFKILLHDFKGQLRSDKPVGPYTFKEHAYDLKVLLDYLDIKKAHFIGTSYGGEVGMRFAIDFPEFVKTLSIIDSVSELDEVLKGMVSNWKTLALKDPSDFFSGMVPTIYGNEFMKKNHQFLEVRAKGISTIKEDYFTGQIYLYDTFLNDVNMTDELNNIKCKTLVICGENDILKPRKFSDIIVSKINQCEYALIPNCGHVTIFEQPDVLNSLLLGFIVKNK; encoded by the coding sequence ATGAATTTGGCTAAAATTAATATTGGAGATGTAAACATTTATTATGAATTAAAAGGTCATCTTGAAAGCGATGAAACAGTTGTGTTTTTAAATGGTGTCATGGCTTCAACTAGTAGTTGGAATAATCAGGTTCCTATATTCGAGAATGATTTTAAAATCTTACTTCATGATTTTAAGGGACAATTACGCTCTGACAAACCTGTTGGACCTTATACTTTTAAGGAACATGCATATGATTTAAAAGTGTTACTCGATTATCTGGATATTAAAAAAGCACATTTTATTGGAACATCATATGGGGGAGAAGTTGGAATGCGATTTGCGATTGATTTTCCTGAATTTGTAAAGACCTTATCTATAATAGATTCTGTTAGTGAGTTAGATGAAGTACTAAAAGGGATGGTAAGTAATTGGAAAACACTTGCTTTAAAAGACCCAAGTGATTTTTTCTCGGGAATGGTACCTACAATTTATGGAAATGAGTTTATGAAAAAAAATCATCAATTCTTAGAAGTGAGAGCGAAAGGAATAAGTACAATCAAAGAGGATTACTTTACAGGTCAAATATATTTATATGATACATTTCTTAATGATGTAAATATGACAGATGAATTAAATAATATTAAATGTAAGACCTTAGTTATTTGTGGTGAAAATGATATTTTAAAACCAAGAAAGTTTTCAGATATAATTGTGAGTAAAATTAATCAATGTGAGTATGCGCTTATACCTAATTGTGGTCATGTGACTATTTTTGAACAACCTGATGTGTTAAATAGCCTTTTATTAGGTTTTATTGTTAAAAATAAATAA
- a CDS encoding beta-lactamase family protein gives MKEEIKKQSFPGISYVIATDKNQFFGYLGDKAWFPEKEVLTDDTIYDLASLSKVISTTTSILILLEKGKLRLVDPISKYLSEFKHENVRIHHLLTHTSGLAADIPRASTLKNRDEVINKVFNQELINPIGEKIVYSDIGYILLGLVIEKISGKSLADFARENIFEPLDMKDTSYNPINIDRCAKTELRQDNVFNGYLQGKVHDEKAFALGGVAGHAGVFSTTKDLAHFIQMILNDGFYKNQQIISKVTIDNLYKPYVVQEKSMFNYPYQRSLGWELSSFGFSCGDLVSNETILHTGFTGTNLFIDRKNKIGMAFLTNHVHPKRGKSALFSARPRFSNIAMSQILPYLK, from the coding sequence ATGAAAGAAGAAATTAAAAAACAATCATTTCCCGGTATCTCTTATGTGATAGCAACAGATAAGAATCAATTTTTTGGATATTTGGGAGATAAAGCATGGTTTCCAGAAAAAGAAGTTTTAACCGATGATACTATTTATGATTTAGCGTCATTATCTAAAGTAATATCAACAACAACTTCTATTTTAATCCTTCTAGAAAAAGGAAAATTAAGATTAGTAGATCCTATTTCAAAATATTTAAGTGAATTCAAGCATGAAAACGTAAGAATACATCATTTATTAACTCATACTTCTGGTTTAGCTGCTGATATTCCAAGAGCGTCAACTTTAAAAAATAGAGATGAGGTTATAAATAAAGTATTTAATCAAGAATTAATTAATCCTATTGGTGAAAAGATTGTCTACTCTGATATTGGTTATATTTTATTAGGTCTTGTTATTGAAAAAATATCAGGAAAGTCTTTAGCGGATTTTGCACGAGAAAACATTTTTGAACCATTAGATATGAAAGATACAAGTTATAATCCTATAAACATTGACCGTTGTGCTAAAACTGAGTTACGACAAGATAATGTTTTTAATGGATATTTACAAGGAAAAGTTCATGATGAAAAAGCTTTTGCCTTAGGTGGTGTAGCAGGACATGCTGGTGTATTTTCAACCACAAAAGATTTAGCTCATTTTATACAAATGATTTTAAATGATGGTTTCTACAAAAATCAACAAATTATTTCAAAAGTAACAATCGATAATCTATATAAACCTTATGTAGTTCAAGAAAAATCGATGTTTAATTATCCATATCAACGCTCTTTAGGGTGGGAATTAAGTAGTTTTGGATTTTCATGTGGTGATTTAGTAAGTAATGAGACTATTTTACATACTGGATTTACTGGTACTAATTTATTTATTGATAGAAAAAATAAAATAGGAATGGCTTTCTTAACCAATCATGTACACCCAAAACGAGGAAAATCAGCATTATTTAGTGCACGACCACGATTTTCAAATATTGCGATGAGCCAAATATTACCCTATTTAAAATAA
- a CDS encoding GNAT family N-acetyltransferase, whose translation MIEFKNLLQFTEYQALRNCWNQEVGYIFPISENLFESSVINNKDLLKKGSYVALHQNEVVGFILAKTWKDSFQLGPYKNIGWISLFYVRNKFRNQGIGSKLLELVEEAFKIENKQHIVLGRETFNFFPGLPVDFVNHRKWFIKRGYELGEASYDMIRDLKQIKEKLPMPATPYEIRVSNISDKEKIIDFFERCFPGRWEFEAKNYFSSGGQGREFVIALDSDKVIGFARINDQQSPQILYNINWSSRFDNLGGVGPLGVDRDYRKQKLGYMVTAYAVNEAIDRGCTTCIIDWTGLVNFYHIFKFDVWKSYDKFEKKIN comes from the coding sequence ATGATTGAATTTAAAAACCTTCTACAATTTACTGAATATCAAGCACTAAGAAACTGTTGGAATCAAGAAGTGGGATATATTTTTCCAATTTCAGAAAATTTATTTGAAAGCAGTGTCATTAATAATAAAGACTTGTTGAAAAAAGGGTCATATGTCGCACTTCATCAAAATGAAGTTGTTGGTTTTATATTAGCGAAAACATGGAAAGACTCTTTCCAACTTGGACCATATAAGAATATTGGTTGGATAAGTTTATTTTATGTTAGAAACAAGTTTAGAAATCAGGGAATAGGATCTAAATTGCTTGAATTAGTAGAAGAAGCATTTAAAATTGAAAACAAACAACATATTGTATTAGGAAGAGAAACATTCAACTTCTTCCCAGGATTACCTGTTGATTTCGTAAATCATAGAAAATGGTTTATCAAAAGAGGTTATGAGTTGGGTGAAGCATCGTATGATATGATTCGTGATTTAAAACAAATTAAAGAAAAATTACCAATGCCAGCGACACCTTATGAAATTAGAGTTTCAAATATTTCAGATAAGGAAAAAATAATCGATTTCTTTGAACGTTGTTTTCCAGGAAGATGGGAATTTGAAGCTAAAAACTATTTTTCATCTGGTGGTCAGGGTAGAGAGTTTGTTATTGCTTTAGATAGTGATAAGGTGATTGGTTTTGCAAGAATTAATGATCAACAATCTCCACAAATTTTATATAATATAAATTGGTCTAGTAGATTCGATAATTTAGGTGGTGTTGGACCACTGGGTGTTGATAGAGATTATCGAAAACAAAAACTAGGTTATATGGTAACAGCTTATGCAGTTAATGAGGCTATAGATCGTGGTTGTACGACCTGTATTATCGATTGGACTGGTCTTGTTAATTTTTATCATATATTTAAGTTTGATGTTTGGAAAAGTTATGACAAATTTGAGAAAAAAATAAATTAA
- a CDS encoding ABC transporter substrate-binding protein, with the protein MKVLFKNVFSLFTIVVFALAIAACGKTTDTTTTIKDNGTTTTEKGTTTEGETTTEGETTTEGETTTEGETTTDSGADYPNLNGATIRILHGAPNEVDPFHDNYSGQFQAEKQAIQRQVEQRYNCKVKYQMYPDGAGWGPDRVNAIIQGVLSGDPIGEIYAISSMWMGELAEADAIASVKRPLRQYANENYDDTMKDFGTYRNEVYGFDTGYVLNDSTGIYYNLDLVNELGLENPATKWLDGEWTWTDFEAFIDSAQAALNAKGEGYYAMGGVPSVWAQHMIPANGGYLVNPDTKKVAFDQSAGLQTFNKLTELYNKGVWEPAAEFDAGSANWKTGKVVLHPGELWFLNADNRWGLLDFDLGYVPYPLGNGKVIDDYKSGKDSMQLYAISSGYDSENGLNTENIFRVWNDLQYWQTYDEVKDNFESTLESRYDDIDSIEAHLQVLDKIYVEQIFNLGISGHNNDNGWYVIGNKAIREGDANTYLSAIKQVYQKELDDLFGDN; encoded by the coding sequence ATGAAAGTTTTGTTCAAAAATGTATTTAGTTTGTTTACGATTGTCGTATTTGCCTTAGCTATCGCTGCTTGTGGTAAAACTACTGATACTACAACTACCATTAAAGATAATGGTACAACTACAACTGAAAAGGGAACTACTACAGAAGGTGAAACAACTACAGAAGGTGAGACTACTACAGAAGGTGAGACTACTACAGAAGGTGAGACTACCACAGATTCTGGTGCAGATTACCCGAATCTAAATGGAGCAACAATTAGAATTTTACATGGTGCTCCTAATGAAGTTGACCCATTCCACGACAATTATAGTGGTCAATTCCAAGCTGAAAAGCAAGCGATTCAACGTCAAGTTGAACAAAGATACAATTGTAAAGTTAAATATCAAATGTATCCAGATGGTGCTGGTTGGGGACCAGATCGTGTAAATGCGATAATTCAAGGTGTCTTATCAGGTGACCCAATTGGGGAAATATATGCAATATCTTCTATGTGGATGGGAGAATTAGCTGAGGCTGATGCAATTGCTTCTGTTAAAAGACCACTTAGACAATATGCAAATGAAAATTATGATGATACGATGAAAGATTTTGGTACTTATAGAAATGAAGTTTATGGATTTGATACAGGATATGTTCTTAATGATTCTACTGGAATTTATTATAACTTAGATTTAGTTAACGAATTAGGTTTAGAAAATCCAGCAACAAAATGGTTAGATGGAGAATGGACATGGACTGATTTTGAAGCCTTTATAGATAGTGCTCAAGCAGCTTTAAATGCTAAAGGTGAAGGATATTATGCTATGGGTGGTGTTCCATCTGTATGGGCTCAACATATGATTCCTGCTAATGGTGGATATTTAGTTAACCCAGATACTAAAAAAGTTGCATTTGATCAATCAGCAGGTTTACAAACATTCAATAAATTAACAGAATTATATAATAAAGGTGTATGGGAACCAGCTGCAGAATTTGATGCAGGTAGTGCAAATTGGAAAACAGGTAAAGTTGTTCTACATCCAGGTGAATTATGGTTCCTTAATGCTGATAATCGTTGGGGATTATTAGATTTTGATTTAGGATATGTTCCTTATCCATTAGGAAATGGTAAAGTTATAGATGATTATAAATCTGGTAAAGATTCTATGCAGTTATATGCTATCAGCAGTGGATATGATAGTGAAAATGGATTGAATACTGAAAATATTTTTAGAGTATGGAATGATTTACAATATTGGCAAACATATGATGAAGTTAAAGATAATTTTGAATCTACATTAGAATCACGTTATGATGATATCGATTCAATTGAAGCACATTTACAAGTTTTAGATAAAATATATGTTGAACAAATATTTAATTTAGGTATTTCTGGTCATAACAATGATAATGGTTGGTATGTAATTGGTAATAAAGCGATTAGAGAAGGGGATGCAAACACTTATCTAAGTGCGATTAAACAAGTTTATCAAAAAGAATTAGATGACTTATTCGGTGATAATTAA
- a CDS encoding extracellular solute-binding protein, whose protein sequence is MKKKLLFTLVLLINLLFITHYQEKLVLANEIETERSYEFLKQDYEEHLASKDMITPDISPVRIEGEEYIQDDAPADVDVYDDYEGAQQVVFTPESGTVSWLVNIPETGYYNIFIKYFPIEGKSSAIERSVFINQTSQFEGSKNIVLNRVWTSKNEIERDNNGNDIKPNQIEAPRWKEAYFEDDRGYVIEPYLFYFDKGVNTLSLESIKEPMVIDYIEIRSEQVLPTYEETLQNYKTQGYTEVKGVLEKVQAEDAVETSSPTLYPIADRSSSFTEPYHYTKIRLNAIGGERWKLNGDSITWEVDVPKSGLYNISFRAKQNFVRGMYVNRKLMINDKVPFREANNLEFVYDNKWQMVTLGHDGEDFLFYLEEGKQKLSLSVSLGEFGTLIKDVETSITNLNELYREIIKYTGPSPDPYRDYYQLDTRIPNLKGRFDSEARRLKRVVNGIINVSGEQNDRTALINKVIIQLEDFADNPRHVIKRLKEFNQNISALGTWILTVSEQPLTIDYILLHSEDAKLPKVNENFFQKIWHMIRVFIASFTTDYSTIGTVGEEGSKGRIEVWLPVPLKSRDHANVLRQLIDEDFTPNTGINVDLKLVKQEVLLPATLTDQGPDVALSLSQTLPVNYAMRNAVYDLSKFEDYDEVSNRFHPSALVPYEFEGGAYALPEEQYFLMMFYRTDIFEELSIGVPDTWDDVIDITKDLQKHYLDFYLPVGTATETTAAVNQIYATLLYQHGGQFYINDNKQSGFTEKAALDAFVDWTNFFTAYKFPVEASFVNRFRSGEMPIGIAPYNMYNTLSVFAPEIRGDWDFAPVPATVTYDENGNPEYHRDAAGSGLGMVLLNQSKNKDEAWEFMKWLTDKDTQVRYGRELEGVLGAGARYPTANMAALQELPWPTKDFKKLHEQWNNVRGIPQVPGSYMTARNLANAFFETYNNGTNPREALIDYTVYINDEITRKRKEFGLE, encoded by the coding sequence ATGAAGAAGAAGTTATTATTCACTCTTGTTTTATTAATTAATCTTTTGTTCATCACTCATTACCAAGAAAAGTTGGTCTTAGCTAATGAAATTGAAACTGAGAGAAGTTATGAATTTTTAAAACAAGATTATGAAGAACATCTTGCATCAAAAGATATGATAACTCCAGATATTAGTCCTGTACGTATTGAAGGTGAAGAGTACATACAAGATGATGCACCAGCAGATGTAGATGTTTATGATGATTATGAAGGTGCACAACAAGTTGTCTTTACCCCAGAGTCTGGAACAGTATCTTGGTTAGTAAACATACCTGAAACTGGTTATTATAACATTTTTATTAAATACTTCCCGATTGAAGGAAAAAGTTCTGCTATTGAGAGAAGTGTTTTTATTAATCAAACATCACAATTTGAAGGTTCAAAAAATATCGTTTTAAACAGAGTTTGGACAAGCAAAAATGAAATTGAACGTGATAATAATGGAAATGATATAAAACCTAATCAAATTGAAGCTCCTAGATGGAAGGAAGCATATTTTGAAGATGATCGAGGATATGTAATAGAACCTTATCTTTTTTACTTTGATAAAGGAGTTAATACTCTTTCGTTAGAAAGTATTAAGGAACCAATGGTAATTGATTATATAGAAATTCGATCAGAACAAGTATTACCAACTTACGAAGAAACTTTACAAAACTATAAAACACAAGGTTATACCGAAGTAAAAGGTGTATTAGAGAAAGTTCAAGCAGAGGATGCTGTAGAAACCTCTTCACCTACCTTGTATCCAATCGCAGACCGTTCAAGTTCTTTTACAGAACCATATCATTATACCAAGATTCGTCTAAATGCAATTGGTGGTGAACGTTGGAAATTAAATGGTGATTCAATTACTTGGGAAGTTGATGTTCCTAAGTCTGGATTGTATAATATTAGTTTCCGAGCAAAACAGAACTTTGTTAGAGGAATGTATGTTAATCGAAAATTGATGATAAATGATAAAGTACCTTTTAGAGAAGCAAATAATTTAGAATTTGTATATGACAACAAATGGCAAATGGTTACTTTAGGTCATGATGGTGAAGATTTTCTGTTCTATTTAGAAGAAGGAAAGCAGAAATTATCTTTATCAGTATCATTAGGTGAATTTGGAACTTTAATTAAAGATGTTGAAACATCGATTACTAATTTAAATGAACTATATCGAGAAATCATTAAATATACAGGGCCATCGCCTGACCCTTATCGTGATTATTATCAACTAGACACAAGAATTCCTAATCTAAAAGGTCGTTTTGATAGTGAAGCAAGACGTCTTAAGAGAGTTGTAAATGGTATTATTAATGTCTCTGGTGAACAGAATGACCGTACTGCGTTGATTAATAAAGTTATTATCCAGCTTGAAGATTTTGCTGATAATCCACGACATGTAATTAAACGATTAAAAGAATTCAATCAAAACATCTCTGCATTAGGTACTTGGATATTAACAGTTAGTGAACAACCATTAACAATAGATTATATTTTACTACATTCAGAAGATGCTAAATTACCAAAAGTAAATGAAAATTTCTTTCAGAAAATTTGGCATATGATTCGAGTATTTATCGCATCATTCACAACTGATTATTCAACAATTGGTACCGTAGGTGAAGAAGGAAGTAAGGGAAGAATAGAAGTTTGGTTGCCAGTTCCTTTAAAATCGCGAGATCATGCTAATGTGTTAAGGCAATTAATCGATGAAGATTTTACACCTAATACAGGAATCAATGTAGATTTGAAATTAGTTAAACAAGAAGTATTATTACCTGCAACTTTAACTGATCAAGGGCCAGATGTAGCCTTGTCATTGAGTCAAACATTGCCTGTAAACTATGCAATGAGAAATGCAGTTTATGATTTATCAAAATTTGAAGATTATGATGAGGTATCTAATCGATTCCATCCTAGTGCACTAGTACCTTATGAATTTGAGGGAGGGGCTTATGCCTTGCCTGAAGAACAATATTTTTTGATGATGTTCTATCGAACTGATATTTTTGAAGAATTAAGTATCGGAGTGCCAGATACTTGGGATGATGTAATTGATATTACAAAAGATTTACAAAAACATTATTTAGATTTTTATTTACCAGTAGGTACTGCAACTGAGACAACTGCTGCAGTTAATCAAATTTATGCAACCTTACTATACCAACATGGTGGTCAATTCTATATAAATGATAACAAACAAAGTGGATTTACTGAAAAAGCAGCATTAGATGCCTTTGTCGATTGGACAAACTTCTTTACAGCTTATAAGTTTCCAGTAGAAGCTAGTTTTGTTAACCGTTTTAGAAGTGGAGAAATGCCAATTGGTATTGCCCCTTATAACATGTACAATACATTGAGTGTATTTGCTCCAGAGATTAGGGGAGATTGGGATTTTGCTCCAGTGCCTGCTACAGTAACTTATGATGAAAATGGAAATCCAGAATATCATCGTGATGCTGCAGGATCTGGTTTAGGAATGGTTTTATTAAATCAATCAAAAAACAAAGATGAAGCTTGGGAATTTATGAAATGGTTAACAGATAAAGACACTCAAGTAAGATATGGTCGTGAATTAGAAGGAGTTTTAGGTGCAGGTGCACGTTATCCAACAGCTAATATGGCAGCTTTACAAGAATTACCTTGGCCTACAAAAGACTTTAAAAAACTTCATGAACAATGGAATAATGTTAGAGGTATCCCACAAGTTCCAGGAAGTTATATGACAGCTCGTAACTTAGCAAATGCCTTTTTCGAAACTTATAATAATGGTACTAATCCAAGAGAGGCATTAATTGATTACACTGTCTACATTAATGATGAAATAACCCGAAAACGTAAAGAGTTCGGATTGGAGTAG